Proteins encoded in a region of the Triplophysa dalaica isolate WHDGS20190420 chromosome 10, ASM1584641v1, whole genome shotgun sequence genome:
- the LOC130430569 gene encoding uncharacterized protein LOC130430569 isoform X1, whose protein sequence is MKNTFTINVFVLFYLQFHLWDEVKSVTVMEGDSVTLHTGLTDTQRYEQIVWTFGDDGIVIVKDDREDNKTTFTHDEIYEDRLELNYQTGSLTITDARITDTGLYKVKISGRKRTEHKGFSVTVSASGISSGGVAGIVIVVLLVVSGAVGVFVFFIRHRTSELKKQNDVLSDNSVSMKTGDSVILHTDVKEIQKDDEITWMFEDTSIAKMKGDQTIENIDERFRDKLKLDPQTGSLIIKDTKTEHTGLYKVKMRLQDVTSTQIFSVSESDKLSVNEGDSFTLSSGQTELGDNVMTWRFKDKHIATVSKHQTSVCDEERFKDRVHVDPQIGSLTVTNSKTEDSGLYQLKISTEKSERKFTVTVRENIRKVSVIKGESFTLNTGVAFIQRPDMIKWMFKHKCIAEMIGKRPDVAAAVDKDERFTDRLELDHQTGSLNVTNTRTTDSGLYTLKIDSEDSEWKFSVTVRGRAPWKKRPEQKEEDESKLPMIPVSFSRMDKQTGHLGEFSGVLLPAFSPDTFHRPPGSTAGLQPCQDQGQS, encoded by the exons ATGAAGAAcacttttacaataaatgtgtttgtattattttatcttCAATTTCATTTGTGGG atgaagtgaagtcagtgacagtgatggagggagattctgtcacactACATACTGGTCTTACTGACACACAGAGATATGAACAGATAGTGTGGACGTTTGGAGATGACGGTATTGTTATAGTGAAAGATGACAGAGAAGACAATAAGACCACATTTACTCATGATGAGATATATGAAGACAGACTGGAGCTGAACTATCAGaccggatctctcaccatcacagatGCCAGAAtcacagacactggactttataaagtaaagatcagcGGCAGGAAGAGGACCGAACACAAGGGATTTAGTGTCACTGTCAGTG CATCAGGTATATCTTCAGGTGGTGTAGCAGGTATAGTTATTGTTGTTCTGCTGGTCGTGTCTGGAGCTgtcggtgtgtttgtgtttttcattcgCCACAGAACCTCtgaactaaaaaaacaaaatg ATGTATTAAGTGATAACTCAGTGTCAATGAAGACGGGAGATTCTGTCATTCTACACACGGATGTtaaagaaatacagaaagaTGATGAGATAACGTGGATGTTTGAAGACACATCAATAGCTAAAATGAAGGGAGATCAAACTATTGAAAATATCGATGAAAGATTCAGAGACAAACTGAAGCTGGACcctcagactggatctctcatcatcaaagacacaaaaactgAACACACTGGACTATACAAAGTAAAGATGAGACTTCAAGATGTGACATCAACCCAGATATTCAGTGTTTCTGAGAGTG ataAACTGTCTGTGAATGAAGGAGATTCTTTTACTTTAAGCTCTGGTCAGACTGAACTAGGAGACAATGTCATGACATGGAggtttaaagacaaacatataGCTACAGTCAGTAAACATCAGACATCTGTTTGTGATGAAGAGAGATTCAAAGACAGAGTTCATGTGGATCCTCAAATTGGATCTCTGACCGTCACAAACAGCAAAACTGaagactctggactttatcaactaaAGATCAGCACAGAGAAATCAGAAAGAAAATTCACTGTTACTGTCCGTG AGAACATTAGGAAGGTGTCAGTGATAAAGGGAGAATCTTTCACTCTCAACACTGGAGTTGCTTTCATACAGAGGCCTGATATGATCAAGTGGATGTTTAAACACAAGTGTATAGCTGAAATGATTGGAAAAAGACCTGatgttgctgctgctgttgaTAAAGATGAAAGATTCACAGACAGACTGGAGCTGGAccatcagactggatctctcaacGTCACAAACACCAGAAccacagactctggactttatacaCTGAAGATCGACTCTGAGGATTCAGAATGGAAATTCAGTGTCACTGTCAGAG GCCGGGCTCCTTGGAAAAAACGTCCAGAGCAGAAAGAAG AAGATGAGTCAAAGCTTCCAATGATTCCGGTCTCATTCAGCAGAATGGATAAGCAGACAG
- the LOC130430533 gene encoding uncharacterized protein LOC130430533, which translates to MIKWMFGHKRIAELIGIKPAVSNVSEIYGDRLELDHKTGSLTITNSTTEDSGRYTLKIGSERSRHCQFDVTVSGRLGEKRPEQKTAKIKPVSVNEGESLTLSTGDAFTQSPDMIKWMFENICIAEFTGIQYSAEDVDKDDRFTGRLELDCKDASLTIKNITSTDSGRYRLRTRTGDSERTFSITVRVISTNPEGNDSEAAHRPTESESLLAVRVVDNKEEMRLQQY; encoded by the exons ATGATCAAATGGATGTTTGGACACAAGCGTATAGCTGAACTCATTGGAATTAAACCTGCTGTTAGTAATGTTAGTGAGATATATGGAGACAGACTGGAGCTGGACCATAAGaccggatctctcaccatcacaaacagcACAACCGAAGACTCTGGACGTTACACATTGAAGATCGGCTCTGAAAGGAGTCGTCACTGTCAGTTCGATGTCACTGTCAGTG GTCGGCTTGGGGAAAAACGTCCAGAGCAGAAAACGG CGAAAATTAAGCCGGTGTCAGTGAATGAGGGAGAATCTTTAACTCTCAGCACTGGAGATGCTTTCACGCAGAGTCCTGATATGATCAAGTggatgtttgaaaacatttgtattgcTGAATTCACTGGTATACAATATTCTGCTGAAGATGTTGATAAAGATGACAGATTCACAGGCAGACTTGAGCTGGACTGTAAGGATGCATCTCTCACcatcaaaaacatcacaagCACAGACTCTGGACGATATAGACTGAGAACCAGAACAGGGGATTCAGAAAGAACATTCAGTATCACTGTCAGAG TGATTTCTACAAATCCTGAAGGGAATGATTCAGAGGCGGCACACAGACCGACTGAATCAGAAAGTTTGTTGGCTGTTCGTGTTGTGGATAATAAGGAGGAGATGAGACtacaacaatattaa
- the LOC130430569 gene encoding uncharacterized protein LOC130430569 isoform X2 gives MKNTFTINVFVLFYLQFHLWDEVKSVTVMEGDSVTLHTGLTDTQRYEQIVWTFGDDGIVIVKDDREDNKTTFTHDEIYEDRLELNYQTGSLTITDARITDTGLYKVKISGRKRTEHKGFSVTVSASGISSGGVAGIVIVVLLVVSGAVGVFVFFIRHRTSELKKQNDVLSDNSVSMKTGDSVILHTDVKEIQKDDEITWMFEDTSIAKMKGDQTIENIDERFRDKLKLDPQTGSLIIKDTKTEHTGLYKVKMRLQDVTSTQIFSVSESDKLSVNEGDSFTLSSGQTELGDNVMTWRFKDKHIATVSKHQTSVCDEERFKDRVHVDPQIGSLTVTNSKTEDSGLYQLKISTEKSERKFTVTVRENIRKVSVIKGESFTLNTGVAFIQRPDMIKWMFKHKCIAEMIGKRPDVAAAVDKDERFTDRLELDHQTGSLNVTNTRTTDSGLYTLKIDSEDSEWKFSVTVRGRAPWKKRPEQKEGHLGEFSGVLLPAFSPDTFHRPPGSTAGLQPCQDQGQS, from the exons ATGAAGAAcacttttacaataaatgtgtttgtattattttatcttCAATTTCATTTGTGGG atgaagtgaagtcagtgacagtgatggagggagattctgtcacactACATACTGGTCTTACTGACACACAGAGATATGAACAGATAGTGTGGACGTTTGGAGATGACGGTATTGTTATAGTGAAAGATGACAGAGAAGACAATAAGACCACATTTACTCATGATGAGATATATGAAGACAGACTGGAGCTGAACTATCAGaccggatctctcaccatcacagatGCCAGAAtcacagacactggactttataaagtaaagatcagcGGCAGGAAGAGGACCGAACACAAGGGATTTAGTGTCACTGTCAGTG CATCAGGTATATCTTCAGGTGGTGTAGCAGGTATAGTTATTGTTGTTCTGCTGGTCGTGTCTGGAGCTgtcggtgtgtttgtgtttttcattcgCCACAGAACCTCtgaactaaaaaaacaaaatg ATGTATTAAGTGATAACTCAGTGTCAATGAAGACGGGAGATTCTGTCATTCTACACACGGATGTtaaagaaatacagaaagaTGATGAGATAACGTGGATGTTTGAAGACACATCAATAGCTAAAATGAAGGGAGATCAAACTATTGAAAATATCGATGAAAGATTCAGAGACAAACTGAAGCTGGACcctcagactggatctctcatcatcaaagacacaaaaactgAACACACTGGACTATACAAAGTAAAGATGAGACTTCAAGATGTGACATCAACCCAGATATTCAGTGTTTCTGAGAGTG ataAACTGTCTGTGAATGAAGGAGATTCTTTTACTTTAAGCTCTGGTCAGACTGAACTAGGAGACAATGTCATGACATGGAggtttaaagacaaacatataGCTACAGTCAGTAAACATCAGACATCTGTTTGTGATGAAGAGAGATTCAAAGACAGAGTTCATGTGGATCCTCAAATTGGATCTCTGACCGTCACAAACAGCAAAACTGaagactctggactttatcaactaaAGATCAGCACAGAGAAATCAGAAAGAAAATTCACTGTTACTGTCCGTG AGAACATTAGGAAGGTGTCAGTGATAAAGGGAGAATCTTTCACTCTCAACACTGGAGTTGCTTTCATACAGAGGCCTGATATGATCAAGTGGATGTTTAAACACAAGTGTATAGCTGAAATGATTGGAAAAAGACCTGatgttgctgctgctgttgaTAAAGATGAAAGATTCACAGACAGACTGGAGCTGGAccatcagactggatctctcaacGTCACAAACACCAGAAccacagactctggactttatacaCTGAAGATCGACTCTGAGGATTCAGAATGGAAATTCAGTGTCACTGTCAGAG GCCGGGCTCCTTGGAAAAAACGTCCAGAGCAGAAAGAAG
- the LOC130430493 gene encoding uncharacterized protein LOC130430493, protein MKNTFTINVFVLFYLLFHLWDEGKSVSVMEGDTVTLHTGLTDTQRYDQIVWTFGDYGIVIVKDDREDNKTTFTHDEIYGDRLELNYQTGSLTITDARITDTGLYKVKISGKRRTEHKGFSVTVSASGVSSGGVAGIVIVVLLVVSGAVGVFVSFYRRRTSEIKKQNDVFVDKSVSMKMGEYVILHTGVKEIQKDDEITWMFEGSSIAKMKGDQTIENIDERFKDKLKLDPQTGSLIINDTKTEHTGLYKVKMRLQDVTSTQIFSVSESDKLSVNEGDPFTLSSGQTELGDNVMTWRFKDKHIATVSEHQAPVCDEERFKDRVHVDPQTGSLTVTNSRTKDSGLYQLEINTEKSERKFTVIVIGK, encoded by the exons ATGAAGaacacttttactataaatgtgtttgtattattttatcttCTATTTCATTTGTGGG atgaaggaaagtcagtgtcagtgatggagggagatacTGTCACACTACACACTGGTCTTACTGACACACAAAGATATGATCAGATAGTGTGGACGTTTGGAGATTACGGTATTGTTATAGTGAAAGATGACAGAGAAGACAATAAGACCACATTTACTCATGATGAGATATATGGAGACAGACTGGAGCTGAACTATCAGaccggatctctcaccatcacagacGCCAGAAtcacagacactggactttataaagtaaagatcagcGGCAAGAGAAGGACAGAACACAAGGGATTTAGTGTAACTGTCAGTG CATCAGGTGTGTCTTCAGGTGGTGTAGCAGGTATAGTTATTGTTGTTCTGCTGGTCGTGTCTGGAGCTGTCGGTGTATTTGTCTCTTTCTATCGCCGCAGAacctctgaaataaaaaaacaaaatg ATGTATTTGTTGATAAGTCAGTGTCAATGAAGATGGGAGAGTATGTCATTCTACACACTGGTGTtaaagaaatacagaaagaTGATGAGATAACGTGGATGTTTGAAGGCTCATCAATAGCTAAAATGAAGGGAGATCAAACTATTGAAAATATCGATGAGAGATTCAAAGACAAACTGAAGCTGGACcctcagactggatctctcatcatcaatGACACCAAAACTGAACACACTGGACTATACAAAGTAAAGATGAGACTTCAAGATGTGACATCAACCCAGATATTCAGTGTTTCTGAGAGTG ataAACTGTCTGTGAATGAAGGAGATCCTTTCACTTTAAGCTCTGGTCAGACTGAACTAGGAGACAATGTCATGACATGGAggtttaaagacaaacatataGCTACAGTCAGTGAACATCAGGCACCTGTTTGTGATGAAGAGAGATTCAAAGACAGAGTTCATGTGGATCCTCAAACTGGATCTCTGACCGTCACAAACAGCAGAACTAaagactctggactttatcaactagAGATCAACACAGAGAAATCAGAAAGAAAATTCACTGTTATTGTCATTGGTAAATAA